The Thioalkalivibrio thiocyanodenitrificans ARhD 1 genome window below encodes:
- a CDS encoding accessory factor UbiK family protein: protein MPTTTQPLDDLVRRLAEMMPASVRHVQEDVEKNLKAGLAGALQRMDLVTREEYEVQAKLLARSRERLQELEARVVALEQALWAARARGSQGKPPPGE from the coding sequence ATGCCCACCACAACCCAGCCCCTCGATGACCTGGTCCGGCGCCTGGCGGAGATGATGCCGGCGTCGGTCCGTCACGTTCAGGAGGACGTGGAGAAGAACCTCAAGGCGGGGCTCGCCGGTGCCCTGCAGCGCATGGATCTGGTCACGCGGGAGGAGTACGAGGTGCAGGCGAAACTCCTGGCCCGCAGCCGGGAGCGGCTGCAGGAACTGGAGGCCCGCGTTGTCGCCCTGGAGCAGGCGCTCTGGGCCGCGCGCGCCAGGGGATCACAGGGAAAGCCTCCGCCCGGGGAATAA
- a CDS encoding sulfite oxidase, which yields MKKTDNGTWEWLRGYTRDHGASPQDLEIFDEVSSRRQFFGQVGKGGAALALLGFGAGTEAALQGLFGRGMIPAAWANTGADITDEQARHMIADAGKEGLIVYNERPMNAETPPHLLADAVTPAKRHFIRNNDMISDRAMRKDPQGWKLEIEGEVHNTVSFSLDDLKGMRTVSYRVPIECGGNGRARFDPSPRGNQWKYGAIGNAEWTGVPLAELLKAAGLKDTAVYTAHYGEEPILGDRPRFSRGIPIEKAMEPHTLVAFQMNGHDIPAAHGYPVRLVVPGWVGSCSHKWLNKVVVRDREHDGRGMTGYSYRMPRYPVRPGDRPPEEDMVVATSWVVKSLITGPAEDSEFKVGETIKVTGHAWAGENDVKEMWVSTDFGLNWNKAKLGSPHNKYSWQQWETDLKFDGKGYYEIWARAVDDEGNTQPIIEGWNPRGYLGHKVHRVPVVIQA from the coding sequence ATGAAAAAAACGGATAACGGCACCTGGGAATGGCTGCGGGGCTATACCCGCGATCATGGCGCGAGCCCTCAGGACCTGGAAATCTTCGACGAGGTATCGTCCCGTCGCCAGTTCTTCGGCCAGGTGGGCAAGGGGGGCGCCGCCCTTGCCCTGCTCGGCTTCGGCGCCGGCACCGAGGCGGCCCTGCAGGGTCTGTTCGGCCGCGGCATGATCCCCGCCGCCTGGGCGAACACGGGGGCCGATATCACCGACGAGCAGGCCAGGCACATGATTGCCGACGCCGGCAAGGAAGGCCTGATCGTCTACAACGAACGTCCCATGAACGCGGAGACCCCGCCGCACCTGCTGGCCGACGCGGTCACCCCCGCCAAGCGCCACTTCATTCGCAACAACGACATGATCTCCGATCGGGCCATGCGCAAGGACCCCCAGGGCTGGAAGCTGGAGATCGAGGGGGAGGTACACAACACGGTCTCCTTCAGCCTGGACGACCTGAAGGGCATGCGCACGGTCTCTTATCGCGTACCCATCGAGTGCGGCGGCAACGGTCGTGCCCGTTTCGATCCCTCTCCTCGGGGCAACCAGTGGAAGTATGGCGCCATCGGTAATGCCGAGTGGACCGGTGTACCCCTGGCCGAATTACTGAAGGCCGCTGGACTCAAGGACACCGCCGTGTACACCGCTCACTATGGTGAAGAGCCGATCCTGGGCGACCGCCCCCGTTTCTCCAGGGGCATCCCCATCGAGAAGGCGATGGAGCCGCACACCCTGGTTGCCTTCCAGATGAACGGTCACGACATCCCCGCTGCTCACGGCTATCCCGTCCGTCTGGTGGTACCAGGCTGGGTGGGCAGCTGCTCCCATAAGTGGCTCAACAAAGTCGTGGTTCGGGATCGCGAGCATGACGGTCGTGGTATGACCGGTTACTCCTATCGCATGCCCAGATATCCCGTGCGCCCCGGGGATCGCCCGCCCGAGGAGGATATGGTGGTGGCCACTTCCTGGGTGGTTAAGTCACTGATCACGGGGCCTGCCGAGGACAGCGAGTTCAAGGTCGGTGAGACCATCAAGGTCACCGGCCACGCCTGGGCCGGCGAGAACGATGTCAAGGAGATGTGGGTGTCCACCGACTTCGGCCTGAACTGGAATAAGGCCAAGCTCGGCAGCCCCCACAACAAATATTCCTGGCAGCAGTGGGAGACCGACCTGAAGTTCGACGGAAAGGGCTACTACGAGATCTGGGCCCGGGCCGTGGACGACGAAGGCAACACCCAGCCCATCATCGAGGGCTGGAATCCCCGGGGTTATCTCGGCCACAAGGTGCACCGCGTGCCGGTGGTGATCCAGGCCTGA
- a CDS encoding c-type cytochrome: protein MFKRHRLSLWLTAPALLTAWLVGLPVSQGALTTDARADEMTPKQLFEVHCAACHSIELPMTQRLARHDWEWVLDDMEDYGMTWLTDEQREQIVDYLTENYGRDTPR, encoded by the coding sequence ATGTTCAAGCGACACCGTCTCTCCCTGTGGCTGACCGCCCCCGCGCTGCTGACCGCATGGCTGGTGGGCCTTCCCGTTTCGCAGGGCGCCCTGACGACCGACGCCCGGGCGGACGAGATGACCCCGAAACAGCTTTTCGAAGTGCACTGCGCGGCCTGTCACTCCATCGAGCTGCCCATGACCCAGCGCCTGGCCCGCCATGACTGGGAATGGGTTCTCGACGACATGGAGGACTACGGCATGACCTGGCTCACAGACGAGCAACGCGAGCAGATCGTGGATTACCTGACCGAGAACTACGGGCGCGACACGCCGCGCTAG
- a CDS encoding glycosyltransferase family 2 protein, whose translation MNEMPRPPGTAAGLSLSLVVPMYNEEENVAPMLARIHEVLGDYPHPWEIVLVDDGSADATNERMRAQRERFGPHVRVLTLQRNFGQTAAMQAGIDCARGSVVALLDGDLQNDPADIPDMVQRLIDEDLDMVAGWRKNRQDDFWRRKIPSRIANRLIRSITGVNLHDYGCSLKVFRAHVLKGVRLYGEMHRFIPAWFATQTSPRRIREHVVQHHARAHGTSKYGISRTFRVILDLLSVYFFMRFKARPGHFFGSIGLVFGAIGSVILGYLFVIKVFMGSDIGTRPLLFVGVMCMLVSVQLITTGVLSELMTRTYFESGQQRSYVVRPGDPGEGDEAQWYRRDA comes from the coding sequence ATGAACGAGATGCCCCGGCCGCCGGGGACGGCCGCCGGCCTGAGTCTTTCGCTGGTGGTGCCCATGTACAACGAGGAGGAGAACGTCGCGCCCATGCTGGCGCGGATCCACGAGGTGCTGGGCGACTATCCCCATCCCTGGGAGATTGTCCTCGTGGACGACGGAAGCGCGGATGCCACCAACGAACGTATGCGCGCCCAGCGCGAGCGTTTCGGGCCTCACGTGCGGGTGCTCACCCTGCAGCGCAACTTCGGCCAGACCGCCGCCATGCAGGCGGGCATCGACTGCGCCCGGGGCAGCGTGGTGGCGCTGCTCGATGGCGATCTGCAGAACGACCCGGCCGACATCCCCGACATGGTGCAGCGCCTGATCGACGAGGACCTGGACATGGTGGCGGGCTGGCGCAAGAACCGCCAGGATGACTTCTGGCGGCGCAAGATCCCGTCACGCATCGCCAACAGGCTGATCCGGTCCATTACGGGTGTGAACCTGCACGATTACGGCTGCAGCCTGAAGGTGTTTCGCGCCCACGTCCTCAAGGGGGTGCGCCTGTACGGGGAGATGCACCGGTTCATCCCGGCCTGGTTCGCCACCCAGACCTCCCCCCGGCGGATACGCGAACACGTGGTGCAGCACCATGCCCGCGCGCACGGTACGTCCAAGTACGGCATTTCCCGCACCTTCCGCGTGATCCTTGACCTGCTGTCGGTCTATTTCTTCATGCGCTTCAAGGCGCGGCCCGGCCATTTCTTCGGTTCCATCGGCCTGGTGTTCGGCGCCATCGGTTCCGTGATCCTGGGTTACCTGTTCGTGATCAAGGTCTTCATGGGCTCGGACATCGGTACCCGTCCGTTGCTGTTTGTGGGCGTGATGTGCATGCTGGTCTCGGTGCAGCTGATTACCACCGGGGTACTGAGCGAGCTGATGACGCGCACCTATTTCGAATCGGGGCAGCAGCGCTCCTACGTGGTGCGCCCGGGCGACCCGGGGGAAGGCGACGAGGCGCAGTGGTATCGGCGCGACGCCTGA
- a CDS encoding lysylphosphatidylglycerol synthase transmembrane domain-containing protein: protein MPNLRSLLSAVIFIAFVVFVEAWFGWRALLSPWRDVALPGVAAAVALTLFTYWLRALRVYDYYRHGMRGRFLVCLRLTLVHNLLNNLLPMRTGELSFPVLMARHFQVPPTHSVPVLLWFRLMDLHTLGLFAWVAAGASLLGPWAALSGAAVWLALLPVAQRLAPRLRDRLGDPQGGRVRALLYRAFDALPDSPRTFWRAWAWTFANWLLKLAVFVWVLGLFLEVPGAAAWLAVIAGDLTSVLPVHGVAGAGTYEAGVVAALLPFGVTADAALAAAVNLHLFLLGSAVFGGLLTFTLPGGRDALQNG, encoded by the coding sequence ATGCCGAACCTGCGATCACTGCTTTCCGCCGTCATCTTCATAGCCTTCGTGGTGTTCGTGGAGGCCTGGTTCGGTTGGCGCGCGCTGCTGTCGCCGTGGCGAGATGTGGCGCTCCCGGGGGTTGCCGCCGCCGTGGCGCTGACCCTGTTCACCTACTGGCTGCGCGCGCTGCGCGTCTACGACTATTATCGCCACGGGATGCGGGGGCGCTTTCTCGTCTGCCTGCGCCTCACGCTGGTTCACAATCTGCTCAATAATCTGCTGCCCATGCGCACCGGGGAGTTAAGTTTTCCCGTACTGATGGCGCGCCACTTCCAGGTGCCGCCCACCCATTCGGTACCCGTGCTGCTCTGGTTCCGGCTCATGGATCTGCACACCCTGGGTCTGTTCGCCTGGGTTGCGGCGGGCGCGTCCCTGCTGGGGCCATGGGCGGCCCTGTCCGGCGCCGCCGTGTGGCTCGCCCTGCTGCCCGTGGCGCAACGGCTCGCGCCGCGGCTTCGCGACCGGCTTGGGGACCCGCAGGGGGGGCGCGTGCGCGCGCTCCTGTACCGGGCCTTCGATGCGCTGCCCGATTCCCCCCGCACGTTCTGGCGCGCCTGGGCCTGGACGTTCGCCAACTGGCTCCTGAAACTGGCGGTATTCGTCTGGGTGCTCGGGTTGTTCCTGGAGGTCCCGGGTGCTGCGGCATGGCTGGCGGTGATTGCCGGCGATCTCACCAGCGTGCTGCCCGTCCACGGTGTGGCCGGGGCCGGCACCTATGAAGCCGGCGTGGTGGCCGCACTGCTGCCCTTTGGCGTGACCGCCGATGCCGCCCTGGCCGCGGCCGTGAACCTGCACCTGTTCCTGCTGGGCTCGGCGGTGTTCGGTGGCCTGCTGACTTTCACCCTGCCGGGCGGGCGCGATGCCCTCCAAAACGGCTAG
- a CDS encoding ArnT family glycosyltransferase translates to MTHTDPGGHGLRTVPERWLGVALGVAVFAAFFFNLHGFPLFDLDEGAFSEATRDMLARGDYIATYLYGEPRYDKPILIYWLQAASVSLFGLNEFALRLPSALAATGWMLALYAFAARVCDRRTGLLAAIIGATTLEVGVIGKAAIADALLNLMIAASLFSIYLHYHDGRRRWIYAAFLCMGLGFLTKGPVAVAIPFVTSLLFFAFKGRIRDWLRAVFNPPGIALFLLIVLPWYLAITVREGPGFLLGFLLEHNLGRFREPMEGHSGPIFYYLPVLLIGTLPWTAILIAALWRARGQLRDDLALFLLIWFGFTFVLFSLAATKLPHYLLYGMTPLFILMALELPRMRSAFWSALPAALFFAFMLAFPAIVAAIKPTVRDPFTVALLTDVDRHFGVLWYGGFGIALAVSLWFMFERRIHTAWRMIALGVLVTVGVTGLLLPTVAAVQQGPVRDAGMAARDRPETVVMWGLNNPSFNVYADRHVERREPRPGEVAVTRFNRLDPGVDYEVLFERNGVMLVKVAEE, encoded by the coding sequence ATGACCCACACAGATCCCGGCGGGCACGGCCTGCGGACAGTCCCGGAGCGTTGGCTCGGCGTGGCGCTGGGCGTCGCGGTGTTTGCCGCGTTCTTTTTCAATCTGCACGGTTTCCCGCTGTTCGACCTGGACGAGGGCGCATTCAGCGAGGCGACCCGCGACATGCTGGCGCGGGGAGACTACATCGCCACCTACCTGTATGGCGAGCCGCGTTATGATAAGCCCATCCTCATCTACTGGCTACAGGCGGCCTCGGTCAGCCTGTTCGGGCTGAACGAGTTTGCCCTGCGCCTGCCCTCGGCGCTGGCCGCCACGGGCTGGATGCTCGCGCTCTACGCGTTCGCGGCCCGCGTATGCGACCGGCGCACCGGACTGCTGGCGGCGATCATCGGCGCCACCACGCTCGAGGTCGGCGTCATCGGCAAGGCGGCCATCGCCGACGCGCTGCTCAATCTCATGATTGCCGCGAGCCTGTTCTCCATCTATCTGCACTACCATGACGGACGGCGGCGATGGATCTACGCGGCCTTCCTGTGCATGGGCCTCGGCTTTCTCACCAAGGGCCCGGTCGCCGTGGCCATCCCGTTTGTCACGAGCCTGCTGTTCTTCGCATTCAAGGGGCGCATTCGCGACTGGCTGCGCGCCGTGTTCAACCCGCCGGGCATTGCCCTGTTTCTGCTCATCGTGCTGCCCTGGTATCTGGCGATCACGGTCCGGGAGGGCCCCGGTTTTCTGCTGGGTTTTCTGCTGGAACACAACCTGGGCCGCTTCCGGGAACCCATGGAGGGCCACAGCGGACCGATCTTCTATTACCTGCCCGTACTGCTGATCGGCACCCTGCCGTGGACTGCGATTCTGATCGCCGCCCTGTGGCGCGCGCGCGGGCAACTGCGCGACGACCTGGCGCTCTTCCTGCTCATCTGGTTCGGCTTCACATTCGTGCTCTTCTCCCTGGCAGCCACCAAGCTGCCCCACTACCTGCTCTACGGCATGACGCCGCTGTTCATCCTCATGGCCCTGGAACTGCCCCGGATGCGATCCGCATTCTGGTCGGCACTGCCGGCGGCGCTGTTCTTCGCCTTCATGCTGGCCTTCCCGGCCATCGTCGCCGCGATCAAGCCCACGGTGCGCGATCCGTTCACCGTCGCCCTGCTCACCGACGTGGACCGGCACTTCGGAGTGCTCTGGTACGGCGGCTTCGGCATCGCCCTTGCCGTCAGCCTGTGGTTCATGTTCGAGCGGCGCATTCACACCGCCTGGCGCATGATCGCGCTGGGCGTGCTGGTCACGGTGGGCGTGACGGGCCTGCTGCTGCCGACCGTAGCCGCTGTGCAGCAGGGGCCCGTTCGCGATGCGGGCATGGCCGCGCGGGACAGGCCCGAAACGGTGGTCATGTGGGGCCTGAACAACCCCAGCTTCAATGTCTACGCCGATCGGCACGTGGAACGCCGCGAGCCCCGGCCCGGGGAAGTGGCGGTAACCCGCTTCAACCGGCTGGACCCTGGTGTCGATTACGAGGTGCTTTTCGAGCGCAACGGGGTGATGCTGGTGAAGGTGGCGGAGGAGTGA
- a CDS encoding IS256 family transposase, whose amino-acid sequence MQEQEKKELAARLAKGIKTEKDLSDFSAELMKLVVETALGAEMEAHLGYAKHDPAGHHSGNSRNGFSRKTLKGSHGEVEIATPRDRNGSFEPRLVGKGQTRLTQFDDQILALYARGMSTRDIVSAFEQMYGAQVSANLVSRVTEAVIEQVEAWQNRVLDEVYPIVFLDCVVLKVRQDRRMVNKSMYLALGINTEGEKELLGLWLAETEGAKFWLSVLTELQNRGVKEIFIACVDGLSGFPDAIEAAFPHARVQLCMVHMVRNSVRYVSWKERKAVCRDLRQIYHSASAEQAEAQLAAFEAVWGERYPSIGPIWRRHWAQVIPLFDYPPEIRKVTYTTNAIESLNSVIRKATKNRRVFPSDASAMKVVFLAVQSASKRWTRPIQNWKAAMHRFEIEHGERIRATQG is encoded by the coding sequence ATGCAAGAACAAGAGAAGAAGGAGTTGGCGGCGCGCCTGGCCAAGGGGATCAAGACGGAGAAGGATCTCAGTGATTTCAGCGCTGAGCTGATGAAGCTGGTGGTGGAAACCGCGCTGGGCGCGGAGATGGAGGCGCACCTGGGCTATGCCAAGCACGACCCGGCTGGGCACCACAGCGGCAACAGTCGCAACGGATTCAGCCGCAAGACGCTCAAGGGCAGTCACGGGGAGGTCGAGATTGCCACGCCCCGGGATCGCAACGGCAGCTTCGAGCCGCGGCTGGTGGGCAAGGGCCAGACGCGGCTGACACAGTTTGATGATCAGATCCTGGCGCTCTATGCCCGGGGCATGAGCACGCGCGACATTGTCTCGGCCTTTGAGCAGATGTACGGGGCGCAAGTGTCTGCGAACCTGGTCTCGCGGGTCACCGAGGCGGTGATCGAGCAGGTTGAGGCCTGGCAGAACCGGGTGCTCGACGAGGTCTATCCCATTGTTTTTCTGGATTGTGTGGTGCTCAAGGTGCGCCAGGACCGGCGCATGGTGAATAAATCGATGTACCTGGCGCTGGGCATCAACACCGAGGGCGAGAAGGAGTTGCTGGGGCTGTGGCTGGCCGAAACCGAGGGGGCGAAGTTCTGGCTCTCGGTGCTCACCGAGCTTCAGAACCGGGGGGTCAAGGAGATCTTCATCGCCTGCGTGGACGGGCTGAGCGGCTTCCCCGATGCCATCGAGGCGGCCTTCCCCCATGCGCGGGTGCAGCTGTGCATGGTGCACATGGTGAGAAACAGCGTGCGCTACGTCTCCTGGAAGGAGCGCAAGGCGGTGTGCCGGGACCTGCGCCAGATCTACCACAGCGCGAGCGCCGAGCAGGCCGAGGCGCAGCTTGCTGCCTTTGAGGCCGTCTGGGGCGAGCGCTATCCCAGCATTGGGCCGATCTGGCGCCGGCACTGGGCACAGGTGATCCCGCTGTTTGATTATCCGCCCGAGATCCGCAAGGTGACCTACACCACCAACGCCATCGAATCGCTCAACAGCGTCATCCGCAAGGCCACCAAGAACCGGCGTGTCTTCCCCAGCGATGCCTCGGCGATGAAGGTGGTATTCTTGGCCGTGCAGAGCGCCTCAAAGCGCTGGACCCGGCCCATCCAGAACTGGAAGGCCGCCATGCATCGATTCGAAATCGAACATGGCGAGCGAATCCGGGCCACTCAGGGATAG
- a CDS encoding YifB family Mg chelatase-like AAA ATPase yields the protein MNLAIVHARALSGIDAPPVQIEVHLANGLPAFAIVGLPEAAVRESRERVRAALITSGFEFPARRITVNLAPADLPKDGGRFDLGIALGLLAASAQLPVQALEGHEFLGELGLNGELRPVRGVLPAALAARAAGRSLVVAQADADEAALARGCRVLAADQLLAVCAHLRGVEPLAGHPEPQPCRISPAGPDMAEVRGQPQARRVLELAAAGAHHLLMIGPPGTGKTMLASRLPGLLPDMDDDEALVTAAVHAVSGQPLDVERWRQRPFRAPHHTASGVALVGGGSYPRPGEVSLAHNGVLFLDELAEFDRRVLDVLREPLESGRITISRAARQAEFPARFQLVAAMNPCPQGYDCDLAENCRCSAEQHRRQRARLSAPLLDRIDLSVQVPRLPRGALFEDHGPPPEDSTTVRGRVRECRELQMERQGCVNARLDGQDIHRHCALDGTTRQTLEQAMDRFRLSARSAHRILRVARTIADLAESEHISPAHLAESLSYRVLDRWRL from the coding sequence ATGAACCTGGCCATCGTGCATGCCCGGGCACTCTCGGGCATCGACGCCCCGCCGGTACAAATCGAGGTGCATCTGGCCAACGGCCTGCCCGCCTTCGCCATCGTCGGTCTTCCCGAAGCCGCCGTGCGCGAGAGCCGCGAGCGGGTACGCGCCGCCCTGATCACCAGCGGCTTCGAGTTTCCCGCACGGCGCATCACCGTCAACCTCGCCCCGGCGGACCTGCCCAAGGACGGCGGACGCTTCGACCTGGGCATCGCACTGGGCCTGCTGGCGGCCTCAGCGCAGTTGCCCGTCCAGGCCCTGGAGGGTCACGAGTTCCTGGGCGAACTGGGCCTGAACGGCGAACTGCGCCCGGTGCGCGGCGTACTGCCGGCGGCCCTGGCCGCCCGGGCGGCGGGCCGGAGCCTGGTGGTGGCACAGGCGGACGCCGACGAGGCCGCGCTTGCCCGGGGGTGCCGCGTGCTGGCCGCCGACCAACTGCTGGCCGTCTGCGCCCACCTGCGCGGCGTGGAGCCCCTGGCCGGACACCCCGAACCGCAACCCTGCCGGATCTCCCCGGCCGGACCGGACATGGCGGAGGTCAGGGGCCAGCCCCAGGCAAGGCGCGTCCTGGAACTCGCAGCGGCCGGCGCCCATCACCTGCTCATGATCGGCCCGCCCGGCACCGGCAAGACCATGCTCGCCAGCCGCCTGCCGGGCCTGTTGCCCGACATGGACGACGACGAGGCCCTCGTCACGGCCGCGGTTCACGCGGTGAGCGGACAACCTCTGGACGTAGAGCGCTGGCGCCAGCGGCCGTTTCGCGCGCCGCACCACACCGCCTCCGGTGTGGCACTGGTGGGCGGCGGTTCCTACCCGCGGCCCGGCGAGGTGTCCCTGGCCCACAACGGAGTGCTGTTTCTGGATGAGCTGGCGGAGTTCGACCGCCGGGTGCTGGACGTGCTGCGCGAGCCGCTGGAGAGCGGCCGCATCACCATCTCCCGGGCCGCCCGTCAGGCGGAGTTTCCGGCGCGGTTCCAGTTGGTGGCCGCCATGAACCCGTGTCCCCAGGGCTATGACTGCGACCTGGCGGAAAACTGCCGGTGCAGCGCCGAGCAGCACCGGCGCCAGCGGGCCCGGCTTTCAGCACCCCTGCTCGACCGTATCGACCTCTCCGTGCAGGTGCCGCGGCTGCCCAGGGGCGCGCTGTTCGAGGACCACGGTCCGCCCCCCGAGGACAGCACCACCGTGCGCGGGCGCGTGCGGGAATGCCGCGAACTGCAGATGGAACGCCAGGGATGTGTCAACGCCAGGCTGGACGGACAGGACATCCATCGCCACTGCGCGCTGGATGGCACCACCCGGCAGACACTCGAGCAGGCCATGGACCGGTTCAGGCTGTCCGCCCGCTCCGCCCACCGCATCCTGCGCGTGGCGCGCACCATCGCCGATCTGGCGGAAAGTGAACACATCTCCCCGGCGCACCTCGCCGAATCCCTCAGCTACCGGGTGCTGGATCGATGGCGGTTGTAA
- a CDS encoding c-type cytochrome, whose product MTRFVVVLSVLVLLAAVFFLAARLVSVAQRTALPDDLAAAAQARVEERIRPIGRVATADDVEEDAPENGEPARRSASDIYRAVCAACHDTGAAEAPLKGDEGIWADRLGQGLDTVVQHAIEGIGAMPARGGASLSDEEVRAAVVYLLEESGQTVDNGAPEAVAEADAEAEPDVPAEPEAEAVAGDPTAGQAKFATCIACHGAQGQGMGIFPKLAGHTAEEIVDLLTRYRAGETVGPNTPLMAPQAVTLSDEDIANLAAYIETL is encoded by the coding sequence ATGACCCGGTTCGTGGTGGTACTGAGCGTACTGGTCCTGCTTGCGGCCGTATTCTTCCTGGCTGCCCGGCTGGTGTCCGTGGCGCAGCGCACGGCCCTGCCGGACGACCTCGCCGCCGCCGCGCAGGCCCGCGTGGAGGAGCGTATCCGGCCTATCGGGCGGGTGGCCACAGCCGACGATGTCGAAGAAGACGCGCCGGAGAACGGTGAGCCCGCGCGCCGCTCGGCATCGGATATCTACCGCGCCGTGTGTGCCGCTTGCCACGATACGGGTGCCGCGGAAGCCCCCCTCAAGGGTGACGAGGGCATCTGGGCGGATCGCCTGGGTCAGGGGCTGGATACGGTGGTTCAGCACGCCATCGAGGGTATCGGCGCCATGCCGGCACGGGGCGGCGCCAGCCTCAGTGACGAGGAAGTGCGCGCCGCGGTGGTCTACCTGCTGGAAGAGAGCGGGCAGACCGTGGACAACGGGGCGCCCGAGGCCGTTGCGGAGGCCGACGCCGAAGCGGAGCCGGATGTCCCCGCAGAGCCGGAGGCCGAGGCTGTGGCTGGTGACCCCACCGCCGGTCAGGCCAAGTTTGCCACCTGCATCGCCTGCCACGGGGCACAGGGCCAGGGTATGGGGATCTTCCCCAAGCTGGCCGGTCATACCGCCGAGGAGATCGTGGACCTGCTCACGAGATACCGCGCCGGCGAGACCGTGGGTCCAAACACGCCGCTGATGGCCCCGCAGGCCGTGACCCTGTCCGACGAGGACATCGCCAACCTGGCCGCTTATATCGAAACCCTTTAA